One Mus caroli chromosome 6, CAROLI_EIJ_v1.1, whole genome shotgun sequence genomic window, accacacaactcttataaaggaaaccgtttaattagggctggcttacagtttgagaggtttagtccattatcagcatggcgggaagcatggcagtatgcaggcagacatggtgctggaggagctgagaggtctatatCTTGACCTGcaagcagcaggagactgtcCACACTGGGTGTTGCTTGAGCACatatgacctcaaagcctacccacacagtgacacacttcctccaacaaggccacacctcctaataatgccactccctatggccaagcattcaaacacatgagttgtGAGGGCAGTTATTAAATCATCACATGGGGACATGCCTTTTTCTTGGGAATCTGCAAGACGCTGGGAAAGCTCTCTTCCCTTCGTGTAGTATAAAGAGCTTAGGTTAGGTGCATGCCCCTACAACACCCTATTTTATCCCCACTGAGCTCTTGCTCTAGGGCTGTTATGGAAAAAAATGCAGTTAGATGAGGTGAGAGCCTCAGGTCCTGTGTGCTAACCTCCACTCTACCTAACAGGTGATGTACTGCAGTGCAGAATGTCGGCTAGCAGCTGCAGAGCAGTACCACCAAATCCTGTGCCCAGGCCCATCCCAGAATGACCCCCGGCACCCCCTCAATAAGCTGCAGGAGGCATGGAGGtaagtctcttcctcttccctactcttccctccattcctgcctcagctcagcAGCTGTGGGGAGCTTTGGTGAAGAAGTCACAGTTTTGGCAGCCTGTCTTTAATCTGAACAGCCAGCCCTACCATCTTCAGTACTTTAGACACTACACTGCCACAGGGTCCACCCAACCCTAAGGGATACAAAGTTGCCTAAGTCCAGCCTTTGATAACTGATGGACTAGGCAGGAAGTGTGTCTGTAGCCTTCATGCTGGGTTTGCCTGGCTCTGCTCCTAGGGAGGGGTCTTGTAAGTTAcatgttttttctctttccctaggAGTGTTCACTATCCTCCTGAGACTGCGAGTATAATGCTGATGGCCCGGATGGTAGCCACAGTGAAACAGGTGAGCCAGAGAAGGTGGCCCAGTCAGCCCTGGGTCTCAGCCATCTGACCTTGCTTGGATGCTCTTGCGTCTGGGTTTCCTGAAGGACAGCTGCTTGCTCTGTAGAATCTCCAGAGCATGCTAACTTTAAATCAGGTGTAAGCTGTGGCCCCTGGTTTtgcctgtctttatttttctgagatatCTGTAGCAGCAGTTCCCAAATTTGGTCAATAGGGATCACTATCCCAGGATAGTGTCTCTTACATCGAGAGGTCTTGTGGACCCCTTCTGTCTTCACTATTCTTCCTCTATGGCCTTCTGTTTTCAAGGTGTTTTGAGTTGGCAAGCCCTGCCCCAGCTGGGAAGTGGCTGAGTGTGGGCagagtgggaagggaggcctGGGTGGTGGTCATTCCCTGACAGCAGGGACTTGAGAAACATAACACCTCTTTTCCACACGGACGTGTGCATTTGCTGTGTAGGCCAAGGACAAGGACCACTGGGTCAGACTCTTCAAACACTTCTGCAACAATACAACCAACGAGGAACAGTCAATTGTCCACAAACTCCTAAAGGGCAAGTTCAAGGTCGGCTTTCTCCCACAGCCCTTACCCCAGCCCCTCAAGTAGCCCGGGGTGTCTGTGGCTACTTTTAGGGGAAACTCTACATTTGCCNTCTTCTCAGCTACAGCAGGGGTAAAAATCTGGTCCTGAAAATCCCTTCAAAGAATGCACATCCTAGTGCCACTTACCTTTGCGACCTAATATagatctaaaattggaagtagGGACAAAGGGCTGCATGTCCTACCCAGGAGTGCTTATTACCCCATGTGGGAAGGCAAGACTCTGAGGAAGGCAGCAGCAGACACATCAGGCTTTCTGGAGAGTGGAAGGGCTGGGGCTCCACAGGTCAGAGAGCTGTGAAATTCGTGAGGTGAGAATAAGACACTAAGGCCCTCAGCCTTCCTTTGGAGCTGCCCAAGTGGGGAGGCTGCCAGAGGTAGGGGCTGTccgagggagggaggaagagggcgGGAGCGCAGCTGTGGGAAAGGTGTATCTCTCAGGCAGTGTTACTGTACTGGATctagaagaaagaaggggaaagccaAGTTGGTCAGAGGCCAAGCAAATCTTAGGGACACTCCAAGGGAGGGTAAGGATAGGTGTTCTAAGCCCTGCTGCCTCAGTCTTGCTGGAACGCGTactggaaaaaggaagaaaggtttgAGTTTACACCCTCATTTGGAGCCTGCAGACTTGGAGCTAAGTACTGCCTGTGTCCCCAGGGAAAGCTCAGGCACACCGAtggctccttttctttctattacttGACTTCCCTACTTACCTGGTGCTAAGGGGAAGTTCCCAGGGCTTCAATGTCCCTCTGTTTCCCCTAAACCAGGACCAGCTGGAACTTCTGCGTGGGCTCTTCGAAGAGGCCCTTTATGAAGAGACTCTCAGTCTGGTGAGTGTGGGAAGGCAGGACCACGAAGCCTTTCTTCCTGGTGCTCCAGGCCTGGAGTTGAAGTGCAGTTGGGTTAGGAAAAGCAAGCACCAGACTCACCTTTCTTTCCCTACAGTGGTTCACACCAGAAGGATTCCGGTCTCTCTTTGCCCTTGTTGGGACCAATGGTCAAGGAATTGGAACCAGGTTAGGAGAGAATGTTCTAGACCTACTAAGTAATCCTCCAGGTTCGATAGAAGATTAATGGAGGAAGGTAGCCACAGATTCTTTGAAGCTGATAGGATTGGGTGTTGTCATGACCTGGATGGGAGGAACGAGGCAGGGGAATCTGCTGCTGGGAATCCTGCTCTTTTGGGAGGGTGGGGTCCTTACTCTAAAAAAAGaacagctttggatctgtaggatgGGGACTCTTCTGCCTGGGCTTAACCTGCCTAGACATAGAGAGCCCTGTGACCTGGGTTGCTTCCATCCATGGGCTGTTTAGTTCCCTCAGCCAatgggtgcatgcctgtgatgcACTGGAGCTGAAGCCTCAGGACCGGGAACAGCTAGACACCTTCATTGACCAGCTGTACAAGGACATCGAGGCAGGTGGGTGAGATGGGACTGTGGCTTCCCTACCCTTGGAGCTTCCCTGGTCAGATAGTGGACGTGTTCTTGCCAGGGAGCTCTAAGCTTATGAGGGAAGGGAATTACTCTGTGCCCATGGGAAACCTCAGAACTATCCACAGGACCCATCCAGAGACTccatggtggggggagggagagtgcCAGATAAATAGGTAGTGGTACAGACAGAAGAGCAAGGCTTCTTGGAGAAGCACATTTAGACAAAATGGTAGAACCTGAGTGTCTCAGTTGGAGGGGTGGCAGGAGAGCAGAGCTGATGTTGTCTCATGAGTTTAATTTCCCTTTCCACTGTATCTGCACAATACTTTCTTACAGCAACCGGAGAGTTCCTTAACTGTGAAGGATCTGGCCTCTTCATGCTTCAAAGCTGCTGTGAGTCTTGGACTAGGGAGGAATGGGCCTATCTGCTTCTTCCCTACCAGGCCATCTTTCCCAGTTTGCTCCTTTGAGGCCGACCAGGGCAAGTTAGAAGTATGGTTAGGCCTGTGtttctttggaaattttcttGGAAATCATTGCTCtatcagttccttccttccttccttccttcctttcttattcactcattcattcatttgattaTTTGTGGTGTTACTGGGggtcaaacccaaggcttcatccccagcctcctccttgtgttttaatagatatttatagtGGGCCACATCCACTTACAAAAGAGGCACAGAAATAAATGGTCTGTTGTAGGTGCCCTCAGATcccatgcctccctccctcagtgAGACAATGGGACATAACTGAGAACAATGGTCagtctggggtgtgtgtggaacCCAGTGATACAAGGcacattttattttcactgtggTCTTCAGGAAAGAacactgggcagggagacaggaaaTGGGCTTTCAGCCCTGCCTTTCCCTGTAGTGTTTAACCACAAAGAAAGTGACCCAGAGCTctgttgaaataaaaatttttttaaaaagagtcttGACAcaagaggctgaagagatagctcagcagttaagagcactgattttcttctggaagacctgagttaggttccccacatggcagctcacaaatggctataactccaagatctgacaccttcacacaaacatacatgcaggcaaaacaccaatgcacatctaaatacatacatacatacatacatacatacatacatgatgaCTTTTAGACTCCTGATCCCTggttctacctcctaagtgctgataCTATAGGTATACCATGCCtagcaggttttgttttgttttgagacaaggtctcttgagTCCTGACTAgactggaactcattgtgtagtccAGTTGGACTTCAAACTCATCGCAGCTCTTACCTGGCTAGAGGGTTACTTGTGTGAATCACTGTGCTTGGCTTGAGAGTATTagtttggtttcatttgtttctttatacTTGTTATATGTTTTGAGAGATgggctcactgtgtagcactggaTGGCTTAAAACTTGCTGTGCAGATCCCCTCgcttcacctcctgagtgctgttatTAAAGGCCATTGTCACCATGctggctgttttgtttctgaCATTGATTTATTTACACATAGGCTAcgggtgtgcatgtggaggtcagagtcagTTCTAGGGATTacactcaggttgtcaggcttgaagcaagcactttacctgctgaatcatctccCTGCTGTCATTGTGGGTGTAGTAACtcacttaggagtcagaggcaagtgtcacaagttcaagggtagcctggggtacatagcaagactctgatACAAAACTAGTTatggaatgcttgcctagcatgtgcaaggtcttggttctgcatgcacacacactctactCGCTATCTGTCTTTCGTGGCCTAGGCAACCACAGCTGTGTCCCCAACGCGGAGACCTCCTTTCCAGAAAACAACTTCGTTTTACATGTTACTGCCCTGGAGGATATTAAGCCAGGCGAGGTGAGAGGGCTGGGCAGCAGGGGTGGGCATAAGGGCTTTGCAGTTTCTCGGTTTCTCTTTATGAAGCAGCAGTAACTAGCTGGAGCCCCTTTGTTGGGCTGGTGGTGAGTCACCACAGGCCCCAGGGCCTGAGTCTTTTTGGCCATGAGTATGCTCTAATCCCTCCCAGTTCTTCAAACATCTTCAGAAAGTCTCAGATTGAAGTAGTACTATGTGCCCAGTTCTTGATCCCAGCTACCTTTTTGATTTCTTGTGGCTTGGACCACAGGAGCTAGTGAGGATTGGAAGTTCTGGTTGGTGGCCAGTTTCTCCTAAACGTGCTATACCAAAATTAACCTAGAGACTTTGGCTACTGGCTAGTTTTCCCCAGAGCTTGAGGCCAACCTCCATTCCTGTCTGTCTTAGACCCAGATGGGAGTCTTGCCAGCTGGAGGCATGGGGATGGATCAATGCTGAAAGACTTTGGAGGCCTAGCTCTCAGGCAAGGAACAGTGATCGACAATAGATAAGGCAGTTGTTGGGGAagctcttttcctttctgatggAGGGCATTGGCAATTAGATCCTCCTCTGTCCTACAGGAAATATGTATCAGCTACTTAGACTGCTGTCAGCGGGAGCGCAGCCGACACAGCCGACACAAGATCCTCAGGTGCCAACTGGGGACATGGTTGGGCTCTGGGCTCTTCTGTCCCCAACAACTGCCTGACTTGTCACCCCTNTACTTTGAAGGGAGAACTACTTGTTCAACTGTTCCTGTCCCAAATGCCTGGCAGAGGCTGGTGACCCCAATGTGAcctcagaagaggaggaagaggaagatgaggaggaaggagagccagAAGATGCAGAGCTAGGGGATGAGATGACTGACGTGTGATGTTATCTCGCCTGGAAGGCCCTGCCCAGACCCTGCTGGAAAAGGGGGGCCTGTCCTCCACAAAAGTGGTTGGAAGGAACAACCCCTCCCCTTTGCACCCATTGCCTGCTTTCTCCCTTCTAGCATTCTGCTGGAGGGTAGGATAGAGGCTGGACCCGAGCCCACCCCTTCCCAGACCTCATGCCCTGAACACTGCTGCTGAGCTGCATCGGCCCTGTGCCATCACAAGCCTTCCAGAACTGGCCTTCCCCTGTCATGCTCCACTGCAGCTGTGAGACGGGAATCAAGTTTCAGGTCTCATAGTGTTCTTCCTCTGGGCCCCTTAGCCCATATTCAGCTCATGCATCCACGAGAGGCTTGGCTCCTATTGACTGGCTATTAATTTCAGGGTGGCAACAAAATGGCCAATCAGAGAGCAGACCAGCTTTCTTGAGAGAAAGAGGTGATGTGAAGCCTTACCTCTTCCTTATTGTTCACCTGCCACAACTGCAGCTGAAGTACTGGCCTGCCACTTGCCAGCAACAGACAGGAACAAGGGACTAGGCCTTTAGAACAACACTGCAAAAAGACTCTGCCAGGGGTGCTGGGCTGTTCCCACTGtacactggggaggtagagattGATCTGTTCGCCAAACCCCAGAATTGCTGTGCTTACATCTTGCCTCTTAGACTCAGACAAGGGGGCTAGCTTGATAAGGTGTGGAAGAGGCCTCTATCAGGATGAAGACGACCACCCTTTCTCAGAGCAACAGTATAGCAGATGACAGGTTGTGCTCTATAATCTAGGATGCCCACTCTTCCCCGAGACCAGCTGCAGTGGCCCAGCAAAGGGTCTCTGGGTCACTGATATCCTCCTTTAGGATCTCCAGAGGAACGCCAGTCTTCCAGAAATCTGAAGGAGCTGGGCAGTACACTTGAAGATGAGCCAGGACTTGTTCCCTCATTGCCACAGATGACCATCTCTCACTTGGGATGGGCACTGCGGAATTACAGCTACCATTCCCCATTTGTTCCCTGAGAGGCCTGCACATGGCTCTGCTAGGAGCTTTCAGGGAGGACCAGTGCCTATGCTATAGGCCCTTTTCAAGGTGGAGCCAGATGGAACATGCCTGACTGGCCCCCTGACCTATTGGGCACACTCCTTCACAACAGCCAGCAACCCCTCTCCCTCTGGTCTGCCCACTTGTCTCAATAAAATGTGAGTGGTGATAGGCCTTTGCAACAATGCCTTGTGGGGTGTGGGCTGGGTGGACCACTCTGGGTCTACAGTAGTCAAGATGGGTGCAAAAGGCACAAGTTAGACCAGTGGGTGGCAGCAGAATGCTCCGGATCCTCAGCAGGCCCCACACTGGTGTGTAAATGTCCCTAAAGCCAGACCAAGAGTCTCAGAGGTTTGGTTTCAATTGCTGACTCTGGGCCATAAGGGTCTTCTTCCCAGAGGGCTGGACTAAAACTGGCAGTCTGAGGTACTTATCCTAAAGGGCCTGAGGGTCTCTGAGCCTTCCCTAAAATCAGCAGAATGACATGGGACTAAGCAAATGAGCTCCCTACAGCATGCTTTCTTAGTTTAGGACACAGGCACAAACCTGGTGAGCTTTATTTGGCTTTATTGCTGAAAGTATGGGCTTATTAGTCCCCAAATATCACTTCTTTAAACCACTTGAGCAGCAGCTACAAGGCTCACTGTGAGGAGGGCTTGGCTGCTGGGAGCTGAAACAGGTGGTGTGTGTCAGGGTCACCTGCCTTCAGCACCTTTTGTTTCAAATTCTAGTCAGAAGCCTCTTCCTGAATCATGAGATGTCCTTGAGGCCCTGGGGAAGGGAAAGCCAGGAGTAGGGGTTCCCTGTNCTCTCTCTGGTTCCACTTGTCCTCAGAATCTATCTCCAAACTCCAAATAGCAGAATCTTGGGTTTCCTCTTCCCATGAGTCACTTGTCACTGGAACCTGGAGTCAGCTTTTCTACCAGAAAGTCCACGGAGGTTGCAGTAGCTCAAAGGTAGGGATACTGGTGACATTGACTGGGATAGAGATGATGGCCCATGGTAGCCCGTGCTGTTCCAGAGAACNGCGGATCATGTAGCTGGGAGGGCATGAAGAGCAGTAGCGATGGTCACTTTCTCAGCACCCAACACTGCCCTCTGCCCCAGTTATGCTGGGAGTTCCAGAAACTCAGAACTTTTTTGCCCTCTGACTGGGATATTCAAGATAGGGCCTGTGAGAGGGTACTGGTGATTGTTTTTGACCCCCACCAAGTCACAANNNNNNNNNNNNNNNNNNNNNNNNNNNNNNNNNNNNNNNNNNNNNNNNNNNNNNNNNNNNNNNNNNNNNNNNNNNNNNNNNNNNNNNNNNNNNNNNNNNNNNNNNNNNNNNNNNNNNNNNNNNNNNNNNNNNNNNNNNNNNNNNNNNNNNNNNNNNNNNNNNNNNNNNNNNNNNNNNNNNNNNNNGCCCACCATGCTCCTGTACCACCCTGGTCTTAGAGAGGAAGGAGCAGCCCCTGGAAGAGGTGGTGATGAGATCAAAAGTAAGGCAGGTGCTAGCTGCCCCTCCCTTACACCCTCTCTGGGAGGTTGAAAGGACCATAGAGAACTTGTATTGAGGTTCATCGGTACACAGCTGAAAGTAGACAAGACATTTCTTAAAGACTTGTAAAGGATGAATTATTTAAAAGTCTACATTTCAAAGTACCATAAGCTGTAGTCAGAATCTGCCCTTCCCCTGTGTCACGACTGCCCACTCCTTACCCCCTTTCCACCAGAGCGATCTGGTCCTGGATAAAGAAGCCGTTGCTGAGTTCCCCACAGGCCTCTGGAGGTTCAGCAGGGACGAGGTGAATCTGCTCATACCGTGTGTGCTGAAAAACGTTTAGATGTTTGGACAAATAAGAGTATAGGAAAACACTTTTTGGAATGGGCTAATAACATCTATTGGTGCCTCCTAACaagtgaaggaaggaaatggagtgGTTTCTCTGTGGCTGAGCACCTGAGCATTTTAATCTGATTCTCACAAAGTCCCACCTGACCACTCAACCTCACCCTGCCTTTCTGAGAGGGGAGCTGGTTATAACCCAGGGACAGGGGGAAGTAGGTAGAACTGACAGAAAGCTGCCCTTGGTTTTTCAATAAAGGCAGCCCCTCCCTGGTTTTTATAGTATGCAGGAGCTCCTGGGAGGCATAGCTAGATTCTACTTCTTGCCCTGTTCCAGCATAAAAGTGGGAAGAGGGCCACCATACTAAATGATGGCAAGAAGGTGACTGAAGATCAGAGATCTGGGCATCTTTGAACTTACAAATATCCCACCAAAGTCCTTGGCAGGTGTGGCTGTGAAGATGTATCGAATATCCCCAGGACTCAGCACTTGGAAGTATAAGTAGTCATGGATGNGTAAGCCTAAAGGAAAGAGTGTAGATGAAGGCCTCTCTGAACAGGCTGATTCAGGTTTGGATTATGGGCTTCTCTTATGTCTTCAACTGGGTGGGCTATGGTCTGGGTCCAGAGACCCTGGCATCAGCTGACTGAATCCTTAGGGAgcgtgatttttgtttttaattttaacttattttttcagAGTCTcgctatgtagccctgactagccttTGATAGCCCCCAGCCTCAcccttagtgctggaattaaaggtgtgcgccatcataCTCAGGAATCTTCTCTTTTTTAATGCTCTCAtactgcccaggctggctttggactagttttgtttccttggtggGCCTTGAATCCTTCCTCCTGACTGCCTCCCAAACATGatggttacaggcatgcatcaccatgcccagctggagGGAGAGCTGGTTTCTGCACTGGAAGGCAGACCGGATGCAGGAGATTTgtatttgctgctgctgctgccacagcAGGTAAGCCACAAAGACCTGGAGCTCTTGGGTTGACATCCATCCCTTACCTGAAGAAGCCCTAGAGTTTCAGAGTGGACAGGAAAGCCCCCAAGTTTCTAACCAAAACTTACAAGTTTGTTCTGGTCTCACCAACATCTTCTAGATCAGTCACTGTCATCTCGTGTCCTGACCCAATCTATCTAGCCTTGCttccatgtcttctttttcaGATGGGGGTTttgctatgtggcccaggctggttttCAACCTTCTAggctcaagcaatcctcctgcctcagcttctcatctgccttcattttttttttgtatttttaatttaaattttatgtatatgtgtgctttggctgcatgtatgttcatgcaccatgtgtgtgcctggtgctagCAGAGTCTGTAAGAGGTTATCAGCTCCCCAGAAATGGAGggacagacagtggtgagctgggACCTATGGAAGAACAACtagtattcctttttttttttttttctgagacagggtttctctgtatagccctggctgtcctggaactcactctgtggaccaggttggcctcaaactcaagagatccaccagcctctgcctcccaagtgctgggattaaaggcgtgcac contains:
- the Pradc1 gene encoding protease-associated domain-containing protein 1 isoform X1; the protein is MSRGAAGWCCLVLWLPTCVAAHGLXIHDYLYFQVLSPGDIRYIFTATPAKDFGGIFHTRYEQIHLVPAEPPEACGELSNGFFIQDQIALVERGPGAPGRKASWSCLPTLTRLRVSS
- the Pradc1 gene encoding protease-associated domain-containing protein 1 isoform X2, yielding MSRGAAGWCCLVLWLPTCVAAHGLXIHDYLYFQVLSPGDIRYIFTATPAKDFGGIFHTRYEQIHLVPAEPPEACGELSNGFFIQDQIALVERGYMIRXSLEQHGLPWAIISIPVNVTSIPTFELLQPPWTFW
- the Smyd5 gene encoding SET and MYND domain-containing protein 5, which produces MAASMYDVFSFCVGVADRVRGSVEVRFVNSDKGKGLFATQLIRKGETIFIERPLVAAQFLWNALYQYRACDHCLRALEKAEENAQRLTGKPSQILPHPELCSVRKDLHQNCPHCQVMYCSAECRLAAAEQYHQILCPGPSQNDPRHPLNKLQEAWRSVHYPPETASIMLMARMVATVKQAKDKDHWVRLFKHFCNNTTNEEQSIVHKLLKGKFKDQLELLRGLFEEALYEETLSLWFTPEGFRSLFALVGTNGQGIGTSSLSQWVHACDALELKPQDREQLDTFIDQLYKDIEAATGEFLNCEGSGLFMLQSCCNHSCVPNAETSFPENNFVLHVTALEDIKPGEEICISYLDCCQRERSRHSRHKILRENYLFNCSCPKCLAEAGDPNVTSEEEEEEDEEEGEPEDAELGDEMTDV